Proteins found in one Miscanthus floridulus cultivar M001 chromosome 4, ASM1932011v1, whole genome shotgun sequence genomic segment:
- the LOC136552141 gene encoding transcription factor bHLH14-like — MDKLISPSSPRAASFSFSEPSCAILELPSCEVPEQWLLADDVLVGKNENDDIGACLWEMPTDGALSPDSELAKLLPSLSAPAPQRPAKRRGRKPGPRPGTGAAAGHVESERQRREKLNRRFCDLRAAVPTVSRMDKASLLADAARYIAELRARVAQLEAEARHAAVARWERISADGDGDQAAAVVDGELCVREVGRDTAVVRVTSGARHAPALLMGALRSLELQVQHACVSRVHGVTTQDVVVDVPPGATALQDDEGLRMALLQRLQGSD, encoded by the coding sequence ATGGATAAGCTTATTTCCCCGTCCTCCCCTCGAGCCGCCTCGTTCTCCTTTTCCGAGCCGTCATGCGCCATTCTCGAACTACCTTCCTGCGAAGTCCCGGAGCAGTGGCTGCTCGCCGATGATGTCCTTGTGGGCAAGAACGAGAACGATGATATTGGCGCCTGCCTGTGGGAGATGCCGACGGACGGCGCGCTCTCCCCTGACTCTGAGCTCGCCAAGCTGCTCCCGAGCCTCTCAGCGCCGGCTCCGCAACGCCCGGCGAAGCGGCGGGGCCGGAAGCCAGGGCCGCGCCCGGGCACCGGCGCAGCCGCCGGCCACGTGGAGTCCGAGCGGCAGCGCCGCGAGAAGCTGAACCGCCGGTTCTGTGACCTccgcgccgccgtgcccaccGTTTCGCGCATGGACAAGGCCTCCCTCCTCGCGGACGCCGCGCGGTACATTGCCGAACTCCGCGCCCGCGTGGCGCAGCTCGAGGCCGAGGCGAGGCACGCCGCCGTGGCGAGGTGGGAGCGGATCAgcgccgacggcgacggcgaccaaGCCGCGGCCGTCGTCGACGGTGAGCTGTGCGTGCGGGAGGTGGGCCGGGACACGGCCGTGGTGCGCGTGACGAGCGGCGCGCGCCACGCGCCCGCGCTGCTGATGGGTGCGCTCCGGTCGCTGGAGCTGCAGGTACAGCACGCGTGCGTGAGCCGCGTGCACGGCGTGACCACGCAGGATGTTGTCGTCGACGTGCCTCCCGGGGCCACCGCGCTGCAGGACGACGAAGGTCTACGCATGGCGCTGCTCCAGAGGCTGCAGGGCAGCGACTAG